A stretch of Bradyrhizobium sp. AZCC 2262 DNA encodes these proteins:
- a CDS encoding DUF1127 domain-containing protein, with protein sequence MGVAFREWRERERLRIVLYELSDLVLRDIGMTRR encoded by the coding sequence ATTGGGGTTGCGTTTCGAGAATGGCGCGAACGCGAAAGGTTGCGCATAGTCCTGTACGAGTTGAGCGACCTTGTGCTCCGGGATATTGGCATGACGCGGCGATAA
- a CDS encoding NADH:flavin oxidoreductase/NADH oxidase, with protein sequence MTEGSINGGKIARPMLFQPLAIRGLEIKNRLVVPPMVHYSCDPGNTCGTFHIVHLGRYALGGFGLVFVEATAVEEIGLINERDLGLWNDAQVESFKPLIAFMRSQGAAIGIQLAHGGRKSCSQSAMQGMGPLTEENLKSGAKVWQPVGPTAEPVAKGWQTPRQLTTAECKAMVGTWAAAAKRAVAAGFDTIEIHTAHGYLLASFLSPVSNTRNDEYGGDRAGRMRLPLEIVEAVRQEMPASMPLFLRVSAVDGTQEGWNIDDTVAFARELKVRGVDVIDCSSGGISGAATAAQVPRSLGFQVPFAERVREQADIPTMAVGIILEAEQAEMILQNGQADLIAIGRQAQFNPNIAHHWAHELGINRRFEDWAPEYGWWLEKRIRTMEGFATPTGVVTRRS encoded by the coding sequence ATGACTGAGGGATCAATCAACGGCGGCAAAATCGCACGGCCAATGCTGTTCCAGCCACTTGCCATTCGAGGTCTGGAAATAAAAAACCGTCTCGTCGTGCCACCGATGGTTCACTATAGCTGCGACCCCGGAAATACCTGCGGTACATTCCACATCGTGCATCTTGGCCGCTACGCGTTGGGCGGCTTTGGGCTCGTCTTTGTAGAGGCGACGGCCGTCGAGGAGATCGGGCTCATCAACGAGCGTGACCTCGGCCTTTGGAACGATGCGCAGGTGGAAAGCTTCAAGCCTCTGATCGCGTTCATGAGGAGCCAGGGAGCGGCGATCGGCATCCAGCTCGCTCACGGCGGTCGCAAGTCCTGCTCGCAGAGCGCGATGCAGGGCATGGGACCACTGACCGAGGAGAACCTGAAATCCGGTGCCAAGGTCTGGCAGCCGGTCGGACCCACGGCCGAGCCGGTCGCCAAAGGCTGGCAAACGCCGCGGCAACTGACGACAGCCGAGTGCAAGGCGATGGTCGGCACGTGGGCGGCCGCGGCGAAGCGCGCGGTTGCCGCCGGATTCGACACCATCGAAATCCACACCGCGCACGGATATCTCCTCGCCTCATTTCTGTCGCCGGTCTCGAACACGCGCAATGATGAGTATGGTGGCGACCGGGCTGGGCGCATGCGTCTGCCGCTTGAGATCGTCGAAGCGGTGCGCCAGGAAATGCCGGCATCGATGCCGTTGTTCTTGCGCGTCTCGGCCGTCGACGGCACGCAGGAGGGTTGGAATATCGATGATACGGTCGCTTTTGCACGCGAGCTGAAGGTGCGCGGAGTGGATGTAATCGACTGCTCCTCGGGCGGCATCTCCGGTGCGGCCACCGCGGCTCAAGTGCCGCGCAGCCTCGGATTCCAGGTTCCTTTTGCGGAGCGGGTTCGCGAACAGGCTGATATCCCGACCATGGCCGTCGGCATCATTCTCGAGGCGGAGCAGGCGGAGATGATCCTTCAGAATGGGCAGGCCGATCTTATCGCGATTGGCCGCCAGGCGCAGTTCAACCCCAACATCGCACACCATTGGGCGCACGAACTTGGCATCAACCGTCGCTTCGAGGATTGGGCGCCGGAGTATGGCTGGTGGCTCGAGAAGCGGATCAGAACGATGGAAGGTTTTGCCACGCCGACCGGCGTCGTCACGCGCCGTTCATGA
- a CDS encoding ABC transporter substrate-binding protein — MRRLFTAPRRSAATALVLAAMAGPAFGQGQAAGPGANEIRIGNTVPYTGPASAYGVIGKVMAAYFDKVNAEGGIRGRKINFISYDDAYNPTKTMEATRKLVEEDNVLFILASLGTNTSQAVHPYLNSKKIPQLFVASGATMWDQPREFPWTMGFLPSYQTEAHIYSQYILENHPRSKIAVLYQDDGFGKDYLKGLKDGLGGKIPVVAEAPYKVTDTSIDAQIAKLKASGADIFMQFTTPKFATMAIKRNAEIGWKPVHFLASVSESVSAVMAPAGMENAEGIISAMYRVEGEDAQAAGPAAFREWSAFMERYVPSVSKSNGQAVYGYLNSKLIIEVLKNCGDDFSRENIMKQARSIKGLQLPMMVPGIQINTSPSDHATIEQMRLMRFSNGHWQFFGPVRSGIDPGTVSESFKTLFKYGTATKRDLANQLNANTVSLMTGSFGSTYAQVGADLASVLDNGTALRILPVMGRGSVQAVSDILLLRGVDAGIVRKDTLSYLDRKDFAKDIRNQFVYVAKMFNEEMHVLAPKTITSMRDLDGKTVVVDLPDSSTFVTAINVFDRLGIRPHLIYQEPRLAVDMLRKGEVDAIVAIEGKPLQWLNQIQDRNLHLVPVEYAKPLQEEYLPSKLSSADYPNLIADGGSVETVAAEAVLASYNWAPNSDRYRRLALLVDTMFDKVAQLQRPPFHPKWKEMAPRATVSGWTRFKAAQEWLDRNMPLPAGAAVSAASGAAPAAAAPATANAPQDPLYREFLEWRAGRAKASTNR, encoded by the coding sequence ATGCGCCGGCTTTTCACCGCGCCTCGGCGCAGCGCTGCAACGGCACTGGTGCTTGCCGCGATGGCGGGGCCGGCTTTCGGGCAGGGCCAGGCGGCGGGCCCGGGCGCCAACGAGATCCGGATCGGCAACACCGTGCCCTATACCGGTCCGGCTTCTGCCTATGGCGTGATCGGCAAGGTGATGGCGGCCTATTTCGACAAGGTCAACGCCGAGGGCGGCATCAGGGGCCGCAAGATCAACTTCATTTCCTATGACGACGCCTACAATCCGACCAAGACGATGGAGGCGACCCGCAAGCTCGTCGAGGAAGACAACGTTCTCTTTATACTGGCGAGCCTCGGCACTAACACCAGCCAGGCGGTCCACCCCTATCTGAACTCGAAGAAGATCCCGCAGCTCTTCGTCGCCTCGGGCGCGACGATGTGGGACCAGCCGCGCGAGTTTCCCTGGACCATGGGCTTCCTGCCCAGCTACCAGACCGAAGCTCACATCTATTCGCAGTATATCCTTGAGAACCATCCGCGCAGCAAGATCGCGGTGCTCTATCAGGACGACGGTTTCGGCAAGGACTACCTCAAGGGCCTAAAGGACGGCCTCGGCGGCAAGATTCCGGTCGTGGCCGAGGCGCCGTACAAGGTAACGGACACCAGCATCGACGCCCAGATCGCCAAGCTCAAGGCCTCGGGCGCCGACATCTTCATGCAATTCACCACGCCGAAATTCGCCACCATGGCGATCAAGCGCAATGCCGAAATCGGCTGGAAGCCGGTGCATTTCCTCGCCTCGGTGTCTGAATCGGTGTCGGCCGTCATGGCGCCGGCGGGCATGGAAAACGCCGAAGGCATCATCTCGGCCATGTACCGGGTGGAGGGCGAGGATGCCCAGGCCGCCGGCCCCGCGGCGTTCCGCGAATGGAGCGCCTTCATGGAGCGATACGTTCCGAGCGTCAGCAAGTCGAACGGCCAGGCCGTCTACGGCTATCTGAACTCCAAGCTCATTATCGAAGTCCTGAAGAACTGCGGCGACGACTTCTCGCGCGAAAACATCATGAAGCAGGCCCGCTCGATCAAGGGTCTGCAGCTTCCGATGATGGTGCCGGGCATCCAGATCAACACCAGCCCGTCCGACCACGCGACGATCGAGCAGATGCGGTTGATGCGTTTCAGCAACGGCCACTGGCAGTTCTTTGGGCCGGTGCGAAGCGGCATCGATCCGGGCACCGTCAGCGAGTCCTTCAAGACGCTGTTCAAGTACGGCACCGCCACCAAGCGCGATCTGGCGAACCAGCTCAACGCCAACACCGTGAGCCTGATGACCGGCTCGTTCGGCTCGACCTACGCCCAGGTCGGCGCCGATCTCGCGTCCGTGCTCGACAATGGCACGGCGCTGCGGATCCTGCCGGTGATGGGCCGCGGATCGGTGCAGGCGGTGTCGGACATCCTGCTGCTGCGCGGCGTCGATGCCGGCATCGTGCGCAAGGACACGCTGTCCTATCTCGATCGCAAGGACTTCGCCAAGGACATCCGCAACCAGTTCGTCTACGTCGCCAAGATGTTCAACGAGGAAATGCACGTCCTGGCGCCGAAGACGATCACCAGCATGCGGGACCTCGACGGCAAGACCGTGGTGGTCGATTTGCCCGACAGCTCGACCTTCGTGACGGCGATCAACGTGTTCGACCGCCTCGGGATCAGGCCGCATCTGATCTATCAGGAGCCACGGCTCGCGGTGGACATGCTGCGCAAGGGCGAGGTCGACGCGATCGTGGCGATCGAGGGCAAGCCGCTGCAATGGCTGAACCAGATCCAGGATCGCAACCTGCACCTGGTGCCGGTCGAATACGCCAAGCCGCTGCAGGAGGAATATCTGCCGTCCAAGCTTTCGTCGGCGGACTACCCGAACCTGATAGCGGATGGCGGCTCCGTCGAAACGGTTGCGGCTGAAGCAGTGCTGGCGTCGTATAACTGGGCGCCGAACAGCGACCGCTACCGCCGCCTCGCGCTTTTGGTGGACACCATGTTCGACAAGGTCGCGCAGCTGCAGCGTCCGCCGTTCCATCCGAAGTGGAAGGAAATGGCGCCACGCGCGACGGTATCCGGCTGGACCCGCTTCAAGGCGGCGCAGGAATGGCTCGACCGCAACATGCCGCTGCCCGCAGGCGCAGCCGTGTCGGCGGCGTCCGGCGCTGCGCCGGCGGCTGCTGCACCAGCCACAGCCAATGCTCCGCAGGATCCGCTGTATCGCGAATTCCTGGAATGGCGGGCCGGCCGCGCCAAGGCCAGTACCAACAGGTAA
- a CDS encoding ABC transporter substrate-binding protein: MRALIDTRWAQLSGSVARDGLRLFTAPRRSAATALVLAAMAGPAFGQGLAAGPGANEIRIGNTAPYTGPASAYGVIAKGIAAYLDKVNAEGGINGRKVNMITYDDAYEPTKTMAMTRKLVEEDNVLLTLGTIGTNTNAAIQPYLNSKKVPQLFALSGAAAWDQPQEFPWTIGFLPTYTAEAQIFAQYLLENHPRSRIAVLYQEDGMGKEYLKGLKDGLGGKIAIVAEAPYKVNDTTIDPQMAKLKASGADVLIEFTTPKFAVMAIKRSAELGWRPLQFAASISNSYSAVIQPAGPQNAEGLLSAAYRLEGEDAAAAGEAVFREWSAFMQRYLPSVSKTNGQAVLGYLVGKLTVEVLKNCGDDLSRENIMRQARLLKGIQLPMMVQGIQINTSPSDHAPIEQMRMMRFTNGQWQHFGPVRSGVDAGAVSESFKTIFKYGTATKRDLANQLNANTVSLMTGSFGSTYAQVGADLASVLDNGTALRILPVMGRGSVQAVSDILLLRGVDAGIVRKDTLSYLDRKDFAKDIRNQFVYVAKMFNEEMHVLAPKTITSMRDLDGKTVVVDLPDSSTFVTAINVFDRLGIRPHLIYQEPRLAVDMLRKGEVDAIVAIEGKPLQWLNQIQDRNLHLVPVEYAKPLQEEYLPSKLSSADYPNLVADGGSVETIAAEAVLASYNWAPNSDRYRRLSLLVDTMFDKVAQLQRPPFHPKWKEMAPRATVSGWTRFKAAQEWLDRNMPLPAGSAVSAASGAAPPPAPVAAPAAALAPQDRDPLYREFLEWRAGRAKAGASR; encoded by the coding sequence ATGCGGGCTTTGATCGATACTCGTTGGGCGCAATTGTCCGGGTCTGTGGCCCGTGACGGTCTGCGGCTTTTTACCGCGCCTCGGCGCAGCGCTGCAACGGCACTGGTGCTTGCCGCGATGGCGGGGCCGGCTTTCGGGCAGGGCTTGGCGGCGGGCCCGGGCGCCAACGAGATCCGGATCGGCAACACTGCGCCCTATACCGGTCCGGCCTCCGCTTATGGCGTGATCGCCAAGGGCATCGCGGCGTATCTGGACAAGGTCAACGCCGAAGGCGGTATCAACGGCCGCAAGGTCAATATGATCACCTATGACGACGCCTACGAACCCACCAAGACCATGGCGATGACCCGCAAGCTGGTCGAGGAAGACAACGTTCTCCTCACCTTGGGAACCATCGGCACCAACACCAACGCCGCGATCCAGCCCTATTTGAACTCAAAAAAGGTCCCGCAACTTTTTGCCCTGTCGGGTGCGGCGGCCTGGGACCAGCCGCAAGAGTTTCCCTGGACCATTGGCTTCTTGCCGACTTACACGGCTGAAGCGCAAATTTTTGCGCAGTATCTGCTGGAGAACCATCCCCGCAGCAGGATCGCGGTCCTCTATCAGGAGGACGGGATGGGCAAGGAATATTTGAAGGGCCTGAAGGACGGCCTGGGTGGCAAGATTGCGATCGTGGCCGAGGCGCCATACAAGGTGAACGACACCACCATCGACCCCCAGATGGCCAAGCTCAAGGCCTCCGGCGCCGACGTCCTCATTGAGTTCACCACGCCGAAATTCGCTGTCATGGCGATCAAGCGAAGCGCCGAACTCGGTTGGCGGCCGCTACAGTTCGCCGCCTCGATCTCCAATTCGTACTCGGCCGTGATTCAGCCGGCAGGTCCGCAAAATGCGGAAGGCCTGTTGTCGGCTGCATACAGGCTGGAGGGCGAAGACGCGGCGGCGGCCGGCGAGGCGGTGTTCCGCGAATGGAGCGCCTTCATGCAGCGCTATCTCCCGAGCGTGAGCAAGACCAACGGCCAGGCCGTCCTCGGCTATCTGGTCGGCAAGCTGACGGTCGAGGTCCTGAAGAACTGCGGCGACGACCTGTCGCGCGAAAACATCATGAGGCAGGCCCGCCTGCTCAAAGGCATCCAGCTTCCGATGATGGTGCAGGGTATCCAGATCAACACCAGCCCGTCCGATCATGCGCCGATCGAGCAGATGCGGATGATGCGCTTCACCAACGGCCAATGGCAGCACTTCGGCCCGGTGCGAAGCGGCGTCGATGCGGGCGCCGTCAGCGAGTCCTTCAAGACCATCTTCAAGTACGGCACCGCCACCAAGCGCGATCTGGCGAACCAGCTCAACGCCAACACCGTGAGCCTGATGACCGGCTCGTTCGGCTCGACCTACGCCCAGGTCGGCGCCGATCTCGCCTCCGTGCTCGACAATGGCACGGCGCTGCGGATCCTGCCGGTGATGGGCCGCGGATCGGTGCAGGCGGTGTCGGATATCCTGCTGCTAAGGGGTGTCGATGCCGGCATCGTGCGCAAGGACACGCTGTCCTATCTCGATCGCAAGGACTTCGCCAAGGACATCCGCAACCAGTTCGTCTACGTCGCCAAGATGTTCAACGAGGAAATGCATGTGCTGGCGCCGAAGACGATCACCAGCATGCGGGACCTCGACGGCAAGACCGTGGTGGTCGATTTGCCCGACAGCTCGACCTTCGTGACGGCGATCAACGTGTTCGACCGGCTCGGGATCAGGCCGCATCTGATCTATCAGGAGCCGCGGCTTGCCGTGGACATGCTGCGCAAGGGCGAGGTCGACGCGATCGTGGCGATCGAGGGCAAGCCGCTGCAATGGCTGAACCAGATCCAGGACCGCAACCTGCACCTGGTGCCGGTCGAATACGCCAAGCCGCTGCAGGAGGAATATCTGCCGTCCAAGCTTTCGTCGGCGGACTACCCGAACCTGGTGGCGGATGGCGGCTCGGTGGAGACGATCGCGGCCGAGGCGGTGCTGGCGTCGTATAACTGGGCGCCGAACAGCGACCGTTATCGCCGCCTGTCGCTTTTGGTGGACACCATGTTCGACAAGGTCGCGCAGCTGCAGCGTCCGCCGTTCCATCCGAAGTGGAAGGAGATGGCGCCACGCGCGACGGTATCCGGCTGGACCCGCTTCAAGGCCGCGCAGGAATGGCTCGACCGCAACATGCCGCTGCCCGCAGGCTCTGCTGTGTCGGCGGCATCCGGCGCCGCGCCGCCGCCGGCTCCGGTTGCTGCACCGGCCGCCGCACTTGCCCCGCAGGACCGCGATCCCCTGTATCGCGAATTCCTGGAATGGCGGGCCGGCCGCGCCAAGGCCGGCGCCAGCAGGTAA
- a CDS encoding CaiB/BaiF CoA transferase family protein, whose amino-acid sequence MSALPLSGIKILDLTRVLAGPLSAQMLADLGAEVIKIERPAGGDDARAFGPPYLRDPEGKANNNNSFYLCANRNKKSVTVNIASPEGQEIIRELAKTCDVMMENYKVGDLKRYKLDYETIKAINPGIIYCSVTGFGQTGPYAPRAGYDAILQAMGGLMSVTGHIDGEPGAGPMKVGPSIVDYMTGMNTSIGILSALFHRKVNGGEGQHVDVCLFDTVIASLSHWLQIYLVNGQTPPRRGTWGNGGMPAGVFRCTDGELMLVVGNDGQFQRTCAVLGSPELATDPRFLKNNDRVVHGKEIMAIFAGLFLKKPVAYWLDELEKAGVPSGPINNFEQVFADPHVQSRGMRVKVDHPFEPDLSLIRNAITFSGTPIKNYRAPPLLGADTKAVLATIGYDEAKVEALKEKKIV is encoded by the coding sequence ATGTCGGCTCTGCCACTTTCGGGCATCAAAATTCTCGACCTGACGCGGGTGCTTGCAGGCCCCTTGTCGGCGCAGATGCTGGCCGATCTCGGCGCCGAGGTGATCAAGATCGAACGCCCCGCTGGCGGCGACGACGCCCGCGCCTTCGGCCCGCCTTACCTCAGGGATCCCGAGGGCAAGGCGAACAACAACAACTCGTTCTACCTCTGCGCCAACCGCAACAAGAAATCGGTCACCGTCAATATCGCCAGCCCGGAAGGGCAGGAGATCATCCGCGAGCTCGCAAAAACCTGCGACGTGATGATGGAGAACTACAAGGTCGGCGATCTCAAACGCTACAAGCTCGATTATGAAACGATCAAGGCGATCAACCCCGGCATCATCTATTGCTCGGTGACCGGCTTCGGCCAGACCGGGCCTTATGCGCCGCGCGCCGGCTACGACGCGATCCTGCAGGCGATGGGCGGGTTGATGAGCGTCACCGGTCATATCGACGGCGAGCCCGGCGCGGGCCCGATGAAGGTCGGTCCTTCCATTGTCGACTACATGACCGGCATGAACACGTCGATCGGCATTCTCTCGGCGCTCTTTCATCGCAAGGTCAATGGCGGCGAGGGGCAGCATGTCGACGTCTGCCTGTTCGACACCGTGATCGCCTCGCTGTCGCATTGGCTGCAGATCTACCTCGTCAACGGCCAGACCCCGCCGCGGCGCGGCACCTGGGGCAATGGCGGCATGCCGGCCGGCGTGTTCCGCTGCACCGACGGCGAGCTGATGCTGGTGGTCGGCAATGACGGCCAGTTCCAGCGCACCTGCGCGGTGCTGGGTAGCCCCGAACTCGCCACCGATCCCCGCTTCCTGAAGAACAACGACCGCGTCGTGCACGGCAAGGAGATCATGGCGATCTTCGCCGGGTTGTTCCTGAAGAAGCCCGTCGCCTATTGGCTGGACGAACTGGAGAAGGCCGGCGTGCCCTCCGGGCCGATCAACAATTTCGAGCAGGTGTTCGCCGATCCGCACGTTCAGTCGCGCGGCATGCGGGTCAAGGTCGATCACCCATTCGAGCCGGATCTGTCGCTGATCCGCAACGCCATCACCTTCTCCGGCACCCCGATCAAGAACTATCGCGCCCCGCCGCTGCTCGGCGCGGACACCAAGGCTGTGCTAGCGACGATCGGGTATGACGAGGCCAAGGTGGAAGCGCTGAAGGAAAAGAAGATCGTCTGA
- a CDS encoding RidA family protein encodes MKREVIPVEPMSSWLAKRNAPVSPVTRGGGMVFVSGLPPFDPDTGELFTGPIERQTELVLEQLKRCLETAGTSLQNVMKCNVYCTSARHFAVVNAIYARYFPADPPARIFVCTPEWFAPFDIEIDCVALA; translated from the coding sequence ATGAAACGGGAAGTTATTCCAGTCGAGCCGATGTCGTCCTGGCTTGCGAAGCGGAACGCGCCGGTCTCGCCGGTGACGCGCGGCGGCGGCATGGTGTTCGTTTCGGGCCTGCCGCCGTTCGATCCCGATACCGGTGAGCTCTTCACCGGTCCGATCGAACGTCAGACCGAACTCGTCCTTGAGCAATTGAAACGGTGCCTGGAGACGGCGGGCACATCGTTGCAAAACGTGATGAAGTGCAACGTCTATTGCACTTCGGCCAGGCATTTCGCCGTCGTCAACGCGATCTACGCGCGCTATTTTCCGGCAGATCCGCCGGCGCGCATCTTCGTTTGCACGCCCGAATGGTTCGCGCCGTTCGACATCGAGATTGATTGCGTGGCATTGGCGTAG
- a CDS encoding vanadium-dependent haloperoxidase — translation MDLVDCARLYALTAIAGADAFIAVFEAKYTYNLWRPVTAIRNADLTSNPATPREASWQPLGVTPMHPEYPCAHCITASAVSTVLQHIVGNEVGEITLASPTAAGVTRKWTRLQDYSDEVSNARIYAGFHYRFSTEAGKDMGKKIGDLAATTLMLGAVADAQQKR, via the coding sequence ATGGACCTCGTCGATTGCGCCCGCCTCTACGCGCTGACGGCGATCGCCGGCGCTGACGCCTTCATCGCCGTGTTCGAGGCGAAATATACCTACAATCTGTGGCGTCCCGTAACAGCCATCCGCAACGCCGACCTCACGTCCAACCCGGCGACCCCGCGCGAGGCATCATGGCAGCCTTTGGGCGTGACGCCGATGCACCCGGAGTATCCGTGCGCGCATTGTATCACCGCCAGCGCGGTTTCGACCGTGCTGCAGCATATCGTGGGCAACGAGGTCGGCGAGATTACGCTGGCGAGCCCGACGGCTGCCGGCGTCACACGCAAGTGGACGCGGCTGCAGGATTATAGCGACGAGGTTTCCAACGCGCGCATCTATGCCGGCTTCCACTATCGCTTCTCCACCGAGGCCGGGAAAGACATGGGCAAGAAGATCGGCGACCTCGCGGCTACGACGCTGATGCTGGGCGCCGTGGCCGATGCACAGCAGAAACGCTGA
- a CDS encoding winged helix-turn-helix domain-containing protein: MPELKSYRFGPFLVDRRSACLRRDGVIVPLRPKSFDMLVYLAQHPGRLVPKAELIDGVWQNLNVTPNSLAQCIKEIRQALQDDAQAIVETVSKRGYLFALPVVAIDADDAPSSAEAGESRTLPLPDRPSIAVLPFDNMSGDPDQEHFADGMSEDLITGLSRIRWLFVIARNSTFVYKGRAIDIREVASKLGVRYVLEGSVRRAGQRLRISAQLIDAVTGGHHWAGQYDRELGDIFAIQDEITSSVVAAIEPRLLAAEGVRAFSRSPGDLGAWELVARAQTHVWRLTRSDNEAAIAALHRAVDAYPDYAPARSLLGFCLVFAAHNGWIDRDQGLLAGRPHIVRAVALDDCDPWGQIAFGYWSMMEWRTEESIAAFRRAVSLNPSSAAAHCYLSHGLAFSGQCDEAIAHGNEAIRLSPLDPDTAMFLGGITVAHYLAGRYADAFRTSEELLRLRPGFHGAQRLRCASLAQMGRVEEAKQSLAAVRLEQPQLSVDWIKSSVPYQTPELMAHFLTGMRKAGLT; encoded by the coding sequence ATGCCGGAACTCAAGAGCTACCGTTTTGGCCCGTTCCTGGTCGACCGCCGATCGGCCTGCCTGCGCCGCGATGGCGTCATCGTGCCGCTGCGGCCAAAGTCCTTCGATATGCTGGTATATCTCGCGCAGCATCCCGGCCGGCTCGTTCCGAAGGCAGAACTGATCGACGGCGTCTGGCAGAACCTCAACGTCACGCCGAATTCGCTCGCGCAGTGCATCAAGGAGATCCGGCAGGCCCTGCAGGACGACGCACAGGCGATCGTCGAAACCGTCTCCAAGCGCGGCTATCTGTTCGCCTTGCCGGTAGTTGCGATCGACGCTGACGATGCGCCCTCGAGCGCGGAAGCCGGTGAGAGCCGCACGCTGCCGTTGCCCGATCGTCCCTCCATTGCGGTGCTGCCGTTTGACAACATGAGTGGCGATCCCGATCAAGAACACTTCGCCGACGGCATGTCCGAGGACTTGATCACCGGACTGTCCCGCATCCGGTGGCTGTTCGTGATCGCCCGCAACTCGACCTTTGTCTACAAGGGCCGCGCCATCGATATCAGGGAGGTCGCAAGCAAGCTTGGCGTTCGCTATGTGCTCGAAGGCAGCGTGCGCCGTGCCGGCCAGCGCTTGCGCATCAGTGCCCAGCTGATTGACGCGGTGACCGGCGGCCATCACTGGGCCGGGCAATATGACCGCGAACTGGGTGACATCTTTGCGATACAGGATGAAATCACGAGCAGCGTCGTCGCTGCGATCGAGCCGCGCTTGCTGGCGGCGGAGGGCGTTCGCGCGTTTTCGCGTTCGCCGGGCGATCTCGGTGCCTGGGAGCTGGTGGCGCGGGCGCAAACCCATGTCTGGCGGCTCACGCGATCGGATAATGAAGCAGCCATTGCGGCGCTCCATCGCGCCGTCGATGCCTATCCGGACTACGCCCCGGCCCGGAGCCTGCTCGGGTTTTGCCTGGTGTTTGCCGCGCATAATGGCTGGATTGATCGCGACCAGGGCTTGCTCGCCGGCCGTCCGCACATCGTGCGGGCGGTCGCGCTGGACGATTGCGATCCGTGGGGACAGATCGCGTTCGGCTATTGGTCGATGATGGAATGGCGTACCGAGGAATCGATTGCGGCGTTCCGGCGCGCCGTCAGCCTCAATCCGAGTTCAGCGGCCGCGCATTGCTATCTGAGCCATGGGCTGGCGTTCTCCGGGCAATGCGACGAAGCCATCGCGCATGGCAACGAGGCGATCCGGCTCAGCCCGCTGGATCCCGACACCGCGATGTTCCTCGGCGGCATTACGGTCGCGCACTATCTCGCCGGCCGATACGCAGACGCCTTCCGAACCTCGGAAGAATTACTGCGGCTGCGCCCTGGCTTTCACGGCGCCCAGCGCCTGCGCTGCGCGAGCCTGGCCCAGATGGGAAGAGTGGAGGAGGCCAAACAATCTCTCGCTGCCGTACGGCTTGAACAACCCCAACTCTCGGTCGACTGGATCAAATCGAGCGTCCCCTATCAGACGCCCGAACTGATGGCGCATTTCCTGACGGGAATGCGCAAGGCCGGGCTGACATAG
- a CDS encoding TetR/AcrR family transcriptional regulator, with product MSSDRTRSAILAAAERLYADRGFGDVTLRDIVAEANVNLAAVNYHFGSKDELIAELFVTRSLATNRERLNELKLAEEKGGGRASIEAILHALVGPTLRGCLGPDREGSTAARFMIRASIESVPPIRRIKNREVDHLRKFIAAMRRAMPGRDDADLYWGLHFALAMSHHTIREKERLAKLSEGQCDLNDVQAIIDRVVSVSVMALTGGETPAKKAPARPAMPHGRLTRQDL from the coding sequence ATGTCGAGCGATCGGACCCGGTCCGCCATCCTTGCCGCCGCCGAACGGCTTTACGCCGATCGCGGTTTTGGCGACGTGACGCTGCGCGACATCGTCGCCGAGGCGAACGTCAACCTCGCCGCGGTAAATTATCATTTTGGCTCCAAGGACGAATTGATCGCGGAGCTGTTCGTCACCCGCAGCCTCGCCACCAACCGCGAGCGTCTCAACGAGTTGAAACTTGCCGAGGAAAAGGGCGGCGGCCGCGCCTCGATCGAGGCCATCCTGCATGCGCTGGTGGGCCCAACGCTCCGCGGCTGCCTCGGCCCCGACCGCGAAGGCTCGACGGCTGCACGCTTCATGATCCGTGCCTCGATCGAGTCGGTGCCACCGATCCGCCGCATCAAGAACCGCGAGGTCGATCATTTGCGGAAATTCATCGCCGCGATGCGGCGCGCGATGCCCGGCCGTGACGACGCCGATCTCTATTGGGGCCTGCATTTTGCGCTGGCGATGTCGCATCACACCATCCGGGAAAAAGAGCGGTTGGCGAAATTGTCGGAAGGACAATGCGACCTCAACGACGTCCAGGCGATCATCGACCGCGTGGTTTCGGTCTCGGTGATGGCGCTGACCGGCGGCGAGACGCCGGCGAAGAAGGCGCCTGCCCGGCCGGCGATGCCACATGGCAGGCTGACGCGGCAGGATCTCTGA